A single region of the Salvia miltiorrhiza cultivar Shanhuang (shh) chromosome 8, IMPLAD_Smil_shh, whole genome shotgun sequence genome encodes:
- the LOC131001925 gene encoding uncharacterized protein LOC131001925, translating to MNRSQFPKKKKWFKIVVCGVSWALNEMGIAADKRGFSIIPLLVLSFVAILCQKSLAISTFNHTNYKQISSLRQARIQRHLDKINKPPVLTIESPDGDIIDCVHKRRQPALDHPLLKHHKIQRVASKMPKGVKMDDKSNRSRSVDGFRGVWQMWHQKGQLCPKGTVPIRRSAMQDVMRAKSLYDFGKKSPQFLPLASTAAAPDIAGSGHEHAIAYTTSSDEIYGAKATINVWDPAVEHSNEFSLAQIWVLSGSFDGSDLNSIEAGWQVSPELYGDSRPRLFTYWTSDVYEATGCYNLLCSGFIQTNSRIAIGAAISPVSSVAGDQYDITILIWKDPKLGNWWLGFGDSTLVGYWPAELFTHLSDRASMVEWGGEIVNSRAGNQHTSTQMGSGRFAQEGFAKASYFRNLEIVDSDNSLISARDITTLAENSNCYNIQSSYNDQWGTNFYYGGPGRNTLCP from the exons ATGAATAGAAGtcaatttccaaaaaaaaaaaaatggtttaaAATAGTTGTGTGTGGGGTTTCTTGGGCATTGAATGAAATGGGAATTGCTGCTGATAAAAGAGGATTTTCAATAATTCCTCTTCTTGTGCTATCTTTTGTTGCAATCTTGTGCCAAAAATCATTAGCCATTTCCACTTTCAACCATACAAATTACAAACAAATTAGCAGCTTGAGACAAGCCAGAATTCAGAGGCATTTAGACAAGATCAACAAGCCTCCTGTCCTCACCATTGAG AGCCCGGATGGAGACATCATAGATTGTGTACATAAAAGAAGACAGCCAGCTCTAGACCATCCTCTTTTGAAGCATCATAAAATCCAG aGGGTGGCATCAAAAATGCCGAAAGGAGTGAAAATGGATGATAAATCAAATAGGAGCAGAAGCGTAGATGGATTTAGAGGGGTGTGGCAAATGTGGCATCAAAAGGGGCAGTTGTGCCCAAAGGGGACTGTTCCGATTAGGCGTAGCGCAATGCAAGATGTGATGAGGGCTAAATCTTTGTATGATTTCGGCAAGAAATCGCCCCAATTCTTGCCTCtcgcctccaccgccgccgcgccGGATATTGCTGGCAGTGGGCATGAG CACGCGATCGCATATACGACGTCGTCGGACGAGATATACGGGGCAAAAGCGACAATTAACGTGTGGGATCCAGCGGTAGAACATTCGAACGAGTTCAGCCTAGCTCAGATTTGGGTTCTTTCAGGCTCCTTTGATGGCTCAGACCTCAATAGCATTGAAGCCGGCTGGCAG GTTAGTCCGGAGCTGTACGGAGACAGTAGACCAAGATTATTCACTTATTGGACG AGTGATGTATATGAAGCAACAGGATGTTATAATCTTTTATGCTCGGGATTCATCCAAACAAACAGTCGAATAGCCATTGGAGCTGCCATTTCTCCCGTGTCTTCCGTCGCTGGAGATCAATACGACATCACCATCCTCATTTGGAAG gATCCAAAATTGGGAAATTGGTGGCTGGGCTTCGGCGACAGCACATTGGTGGGCTATTGGCCCGCAGAGCTGTTCACCCACTTATCGGATCGGGCTTCGATGGTGGAATGGGGAGGCGAGATCGTCAATTCTCGGGCCGGGAACCAACACACTTCCACTCAAATGGGCTCGGGCCGATTCGCGCAAGAGGGATTTGCAAAAGCCAGTTATTTCAGAAACTTAGAAATTGTTGATTCCGACAACAGCTTAATCTCGGCCCGAGACATCACAACCTTAGCTGAGAATAGTAATTGTTATAATATTCAAAGTTCTTACAATGACCAATGGGGCACGAATTTTTACTATGGTGGGCCCGGAAGAAATACATTGTGTCCATAA
- the LOC131001924 gene encoding ammonium transporter 1 member 2-like: MADPLSCTATDLLPLLGGSPNATAAATFLCSRFAAVSAKLSDATYAIDNTYLLFSAYLVFAMQLGFAMLCAGSVRAKNTMNIMLTNVLDAAAGGLSYYLFGYAFAFGGPSNGFIGKHFFGLKEFPSPTADYSLFLYQWAFAIAAAGITSGSIAERTQFVAYLIYSSFLTGFVYPVVSHWFWSGDGWAGAGKSGGGLLFGSGAIDFAGSGVVHMVGGIAGLWGALIEGPRIGRFDRSGRSVALRGHSSSLVVLGTFLLWFGWYGFNPGSFLVILKPYEDTGRPYYGQWSAVGRTAVTTTLAGSTAALTTLFSKRLLVGHWNVIDVCNGLLGGFAAITSGCSVVEPWAAIICGFVASWVLIGFNKLAERLEFDDPLEAAQLHGGCGAWGLVFTGLFAKKIYVEEVYGDRPYGVLMGGDGKLLAAQIVAVLVIMAWVTATMAPLFLALHKLKLLRVSRDDEMAGMDMTRHGGMAYIYHDQDQDQDQNSNLPQVKMSRIDKSPNMQSHD; this comes from the exons ATGGCGGACCCGCTAAGCTGCACGGCGACAGACCTCCTCCCCCTCCTCGGCGGCTCCCCAaacgccaccgccgccgccaccttcTTATGCAGCCGTTTCGCCGCAGTATCGGCGAAGCTGAGCGACGCCACATACGCCATCGACAACACTTACCTCCTCTTCTCGGCTTACCTGGTGTTCGCCATGCAGCTGGGCTTCGCGATGCTCTGCGCCGGCTCGGTCCGCGCCAAGAACACCATGAACATCATGCTCACCAACGTCCTCGACGCCGCCGCCGGCGGGCTCAGCTACTACCTCTTTGGCTACGCCTTCGCCTTCGGTGGGCCCTCCAACGGCTTCATCGGCAAGCACTTCTTCGGCCTCAAGGAGTTCCCCTCGCCCACAGCCGATTACAGCCTCTTCCTCTACCAGTGGGCTTTCGCCATTGCTGCTGCAG GTATTACTAGTGGGTCGATTGCAGAGAGGACACAATTTGTGGCATATTTAATTTACTCTTCCTTCCTGACCGGTTTTGTGTACCCGGTTGTTTCACACTGGTTTTGGTCCGGTGACGGATGGGCTGGAGCCGGCAAGAGCGGCGGCGGCCTTCTCTTTGGGTCGGGCGCCATCGACTTCGCCGGTTCAGGGGTGGTCCACATGGTTGGTGGCATTGCCGGTTTGTGGGGAGCCCTTATAGAAGGTCCAAGAATTGGGCGGTTCGACAGAAGCGGGCGGTCCGTAGCGCTGCGCGGCCATAGCTCCTCACTAGTAGTCTTAGGCACCTTCTTGTTATGGTTCGGATGGTACGGGTTCAACCCCGGTTCGTTTCTGGTTATCTTGAAGCCGTACGAGGACACGGGGCGGCCCTATTATGGGCAATGGAGTGCGGTGGGGAGGACAGCTGTGACGACGACATTGGCCGGGAGCACGGCTGCGCTGACTACCTTGTTCAGCAAGAGGCTGTTGGTAGGGCATTGGAATGTGATCGATGTGTGCAATGGGTTGCTGGGGGGCTTTGCTGCCATCACCTCAGGCTGCTCGGTGGTGGAGCCATGGGCCGCAATCATATGCGGTTTCGTGGCTTCTTGGGTGTTGATCGGGTTCAACAAGTTGGCTGAGAGGCTGGAGTTCGATGACCCTCTGGAGGCGGCCCAGTTGCACGGGGGGTGCGGTGCGTGGGGCCTCGTATTCACCGGATTATTTGCCAAGAAGATTTATGTGGAGGAGGTTTATGGTGATAGGCCGTATGGGGTGCTTATGGGTGGGGATGGGAAGCTCTTGGCTGCCCAAATTGTGGCAGTCTTGGTCATCATGGCATGGGTCACTGCTACAATGGCTCCACTTTTCTTGGCACTCCACAAGTTGAAGTTGCTTAGGGTTTCAAGAGATGATGAGATGGCTGGCATGGACATGACTAGACATGGAGGCATGGCTTATATCTACCATGATCAAGATCAAGATCAAGATCAAAATTCCAATTTACCACAAGTCAAGATGAGTAGGATCGATAAATCGCCTAATATGCAATCTCATGATTGA
- the LOC131001928 gene encoding GDSL esterase/lipase At5g33370-like → MAKLGNLLGPISIFWLVLILKGLIVEAESKAFFVFGDSLVDNGNNNYLATTARADSPPYGIDYPLHRPTGRFSNGLNIPDIISEKMGWEPTLPYLSPELRGKNLLIGANFASAGVGVLNDTGYQFANIIRIYQQLDYFEEYQQRLKGLVGKEKAHKHVKESLVLITLGGNDFVNNYYLVPYSARSQQYSLQKYVPFVISEYKKVLQRLYKLGARRVLVTGTGPLGCVPAELAQHSRRGECAQDLMKAASLFNPQLVQMLKQLNHEYAKDVYIAANTNQMHMDFISNPTQFGFTTSKEACCGQGPYNGLGLCTPLSNLCSNRDAYVFWDPFHPTEKANRLIVQQILMGTNKYVYPMNLSAIMAMDSRA, encoded by the exons ATGGCAAAGTTAGGTAATTTGTTAGGTCCCATATCAATATTTTGGTTGGTTTTAATATTGAAAGGCTTAATAGTTGAAGCCGAATCCAAGGCATTCTTTGTGTTTGGAGATTCGTTGGTGGACAATGGCAACAACAATTACTTGGCCACCACCGCTAGGGCTGATTCACCACCGTATGGGATCGATTACCCGTTGCACCGTCCCACCGGACGTTTCTCCAACGGCCTCAACATCCCCGATATAATCA GTGAGAAAATGGGTTGGGAACCTACATTGCCATACTTGAGTCCAGAGCTTAGAGGGAAAAATCTACTAATTGGTGCCAACTTTGCTTCTGCTGGCGTTGGAGTGCTTAATGATACTGGATATCAATTT GCTAACATAATTAGGATATACCAACAGCTTGATTATTTCGAGGAATACCAGCAAAGATTGAAGGGACTAGTTGGCAAAGAGAAAGCCCACAAACATGTGAAAGAATCACTCGTTCTTATTACTTTGGGAGGAAATGATtttgtcaataattattatttggtcCCTTATTCTGCAAGATCTCAACAATACTCTCTCCAAAAATATGTGCCATTTGTCATCTCCGAGTACAAAAAGGTCCTGCAG AGACTCTATAAGCTTGGAGCTCGTCGAGTTCTAGTGACGGGAACGGGGCCGTTGGGGTGCGTGCCGGCCGAGCTGGCACAACATAGTAGGAGAGGCGAATGCGCACAAGACTTGATGAAGGCTGCATCACTCTTCAACCCTCAACTTGTTCAAATGCTTAAACAGCTTAACCATGAGTATGCTAAAGACGTGTACATTGCAGCCAACACTAATCAAATGCATATGGATTTCATTTCCAATCCTACACAATTTG GATTTACAACCTCAAAGGAAGCTTGTTGTGGACAGGGCCCATATAATGGGCTGGGGCTTTGTACGCCGTTGTCGAATTTGTGCTCAAATAGAGATGCATATGTTTTCTGGGATCCATTTCATCCTACTGAAAAGGCGAATAGGTTGATAGTCCAACAAATCTTGATGGGCACAAATAAGTATGTTTATCCAATGAATCTTAGTGCAATCATGGCTATGGATTCCAGGGCTTAA